The following are from one region of the Salvelinus alpinus chromosome 16, SLU_Salpinus.1, whole genome shotgun sequence genome:
- the LOC139541692 gene encoding E3 ubiquitin-protein ligase HERC2-like — translation MCEELQNGLTPLLIVTPNGRDESGANRDCFLLNPAAKSALHMNMFRFLGVLLGIAIRTGSPLSLNLAEPVWKQLAGMNLTIADLSEVDKDFIPGLMYIRDNEATTEEFEGMTLPFTVPNASGQDIQLSSKYSHITLENRAEYVRLAINYRLHEFDEQVSAVREGMARVVPVPLLSLFTGYELETMVCGSPDIPLHLLKSVATYKGVEPTSPLIHWFWEVMESFSNTERSLFLRFVWGRTRLPRTIADFRGRDFVVQVRTCQAASQLINQSLVPDI, via the exons ATGTGTGAGGAGCTCCAGAACGGTCTGACCCCTCTCCTCATCGTGACCCCTAACGGACGAGACGAGTCAGGGGCCAACAGAGACTGTTTCCTGCTCAACCCTGCAGCCAAGTCAGCCCTGCATATGAACATGTTCAGATTCTTAG GAGTGCTCCTGGGCATAGCCATCCGTACCGGatctcctctcagtctcaacCTGGCTGAACCTGTCTGGAAACAGCTGGCTGGGATGAACCTCACCATCGCTGACCTTAGTGAG GTGGATAAAGACTTCATCCCTGGCCTGATGTACATCAGAGACAACGAGGCCACGACTGAGGAGTTTGAGGGCATGACTCTCCCCTTCACGGTCCCTAACGCCAGCGGACAGGACATTCAGCTCAGCTCTAAATATTCCCACATCACCCTGGAGAACAGGGCCGAGTACGTCCGCCTCGCCATCAACTACAG gcTCCATgagtttgatgagcaggtgtcagCTGTGAGGGAAGGGATGGCTCGGGTCGTACctgtccctctgctctccctcttcacTGGATATGAGCTAGAGACAATG GTGTGTGGCAGTCCAGACATCCCCCTCCACCTGTTGAAGTCAGTAGCCACCTATAAAGGTGTTGAgcctacctctcctctcatccactggTTCTGGGAGGTCATGGAGTCCTTCTCCAACACAGAGCGATCTCTGTTCCTGCGCTTCGTCTGGGGACGGACACGCCTCCCACGCACCATCGCTGACTTCAGGGGACGAGACTTCGTTGTCCAGGTGAGAACTTGTCAGGCAGCcagtcaattaatcaatcaatctctTGTCCCAGACATTTGA